CGAACGCTCTGAGGAGCTGCGCAAGGCCAAGAGTCGCAGTAAGAAGAACCACAGCAGGTTCACCCTGCTTCGCTGCAAGCAACCTGGGAATATGGTGAGTCCTTCTGCCCAGGGAAAGTGAAGGAGTCAGGCAGGGAGGCTGCACAGGGCCTGGGGTGCGTAGGCCTCAGTAAGAAGCCCTTACTGCAGGTGTCGATTTTAGCTGAAAACGCACTTAGAAGTTTAATTTGGCTGAAAACTGAAACTTGAGGCAAGTTTATCCTCAGACATAGTTTGTGGTTTTCTGTAAAGAGAGAGTATGATATTTTTAGTACAcgttcaaaatcaaatcaatcaaattgtatttgtcacatgctgcctaaacaacaggtgtagactaacagtgaaatgcttacttacgggtccatttccaacaatgcagagttaaagataacgGAGTGGCTACGGACACTGATATTTTGTATCtcaatagagagaaatagtaatgCCGTCTTTTTGTAGGAACTATATCCTGCCATGGTTCAttggacaaagcctatggggaaattAATAGCGTTTTGGGATAAACGCCAAAAATAAGGACGTAAAGGCTttataattcataaaggtcatgttaacatgACATGTTATCTCATAGAAACAAAACGCATAACGTATCTCCCAAGCCTGTGTTGACCTCCGACCTTGTTTTCTGCTGTGTTCACTCCGCTACCTACGTAGCTGCTGTGTCCACTCCGCTACCTACGTAGCTGCTGTGTCCACTCCGCTACCTACGTAGCTGCTGTGTCCACTTCGCTACCTACGTAGCTGCTGTGTTCACTCCTCTACCTACGTAGCTGctgtgttcactctgctaccTACGTAGCTGCTGTGTCCACTCCGCTACCTACGTAGCTGCTGTGTCCACTCCGCTACCTACGTAGCTGCTGTGTCCACTCCTCTACCTACGTAGCTGCTGTGTCCACTCCGCTACCTACGTAGCTGCTGTGTCCACTCCGCTACCCACGTAGCTGCTGTGTCAACTCCGCTACCTACGTAGCTGCTGTGTCCACTCCGCTACCTACGTAGCTGCTGTGCTGACTGCTTCACTGCCGGTCCCCCTTCCTTGATCGCCTTTGTCCGGTAGCTGGTGTAGCCTACAAACTTCATGTTGTACACAAAACTGTTCGCACTATTGTATTCCCTTAGTCGGATATTAAGCATAAGCGCAATTACCTACACATGTCCTGTTGTCAACCAAACTGTTCAACCTACTGCACTTCATGCCTCAGTAAGCATCATTTCATGTTCTTTTTTTGAGGGGAGTGGGTTACGTGTAGCTATTTACACGTTTTACACAAAATACATGATCAACATGTACAAGttttgttgtcggtattggtgtCGACGGTGCAGGCTGGTggcagtggtgtaatggtgtggtgaatgttttcctggcacacgttaggtcccttgataccaattgagcaacgtttcaatgccctgaagaattccggctgttctggaggcaaagggatGTCCGACCCGGTACGAGATagttgtacctaataaactggccactgagtgtatgtggtgaaagtgtgtgtgtgtgtgtgtgtgtgtgttggggtgtcagtgtgtgggtagagtccactgTGTGTGCATAGTCTGTTCAAGTAGGTGCAAAAAAAATGTGTCTAGCTGATGGCATTTCTTCAATTTTCTCGCTGGGAGATGATATGGTTGTGTTGCCACATTGGATTGAACATTAACACACCCCCACCGCAGACCGGGATTGGTGGATTTCTCCAGAAAGACATAATCCACAGAATCCCATTACCACTGAAGAGGCATTCTCTATAACGGCCAAATCCTATAGAGATTCCACCCACAGAAGTTgtcacttctgacccactgcagTTCCTCTCGATCTCGGCACCAGCTGCTGGTTCATTTCACTTCATTGTTCACTGTCGTAGTGTGATATTCTGTAACTACGTGTCGGGAATGGaagggggaagtgtgtgtgtttgagagtagATTTTAATTATACACAAGAAGATGTAACTGGATTAAGGGCAGATGCTCAATTTACCTATTTGTGTCAAGCTTTGCAGAGATTCCTCCTCCAGTTTACAGCTTAGACCCTGCTTTAGATAAGAGCCATCTTTAACATTTAGTGAGGCGCAATCTCCTTTTCTTGGCGATTTAGGCAAAGCCGCCCCATTAAGCTTCCTGTCCCCCTTTCCATCTCTCACACACTGGCTACGTTCCAAATCTCCCTCCAGGCCAATGCTTCCACTCATTTATTGCTTTTAAATCCATGATGAgagtgtgcaagtgcacacttaCTGTAGGAAGAAGGGTGAATATTGGGAGGatccctttctcttctttcaACCACTCAATCGATTCTGTCCTTTCCTCAGGTGCCCAATCTTGTGTTTTTGGCCGTTAGCCCCGAGGAGAAGGAGTCGTGGGTCAATGCCCTCAATACAGCCATCATCAAAGCCAAGAACCGCATTTTTGACGAGGTACGTCAGTcactcttctcctccccttctctgtcGCTATGTCGCCAGCTCTCACTTCTCCCCAGCTTTCTACAGCTTCCcttatttttctttctcattaTCATGTCTCTCATGCAACATTTATGATTTCAAATGAAACCACCGACACTCAAAACGCCCCCACGGCCAGCCTTAAAAAGTTTCCAGACAAATTTAGCCGTTGCAGTTGCTAGGCCCACTATGTAAAATTGGTGAATTTAGACAAAAGCGAAAGTAAGCGGTATCTCCCCAGGCGTGGATGAGAGATCAAAGTGTTTCCTCGCTGACTCATCCATCTCCGTCGGGAACAGTCCTCGTTAACGCTCCGTCCCTGCCGACACCCACCGGTTTTCCTCGTGCCTCTCGATCAAACAGTCCCTCCCCATCACACACTATAGGGTGAAAAATCCATCTTCCGTATTTAGAGATCGTCGAGAAGTGAGAATGAACTCTGCAGCCACCATAGTGTGAAGTGCCTGCTTTCGCACAGCAGGTTGAATTCCAACACCCAGCAATGTACTCTGCTCTAAtgcactctactgttctctacattACATCTTCAGCTCATGCTAAGGGGAAGTTACTTGTTGCTCCTATAACCTTATACTCTTTCATCCATTCCCAACTTTCTCTCCACAAATATACATTTATGTTAttctgaatgtaaaaaaaaaagctatcTATTTCTGATTGTCTCCATAGGTCACAATTGAAGAGGACAGTGTCCTGGTGCACCCTACACGTGATCGTGTCAAGATTCCCCATGCACGGCGCTTGCCCACCCGGGGACACCTCATGGCTGTGGTGGGTGTTGCTACCTTGGCTAACACTGACATTTTAGTTCCAAGTCAATATTTTATTTGTGAAAGGCAAATAAGAAATTGTACTGTTTGTATTGTAAGGATTTATCCTGGTCTGTTTCAATGAATGCTAAACTCTCTTGTGCTCTCCCTAGGCATCCACCTCTTCAGACGGAATGTTGACCCTTGACCTTGTCCACGAGGAAAATGGCTCCACCCCAAATGATGAGGAAGAAGGCTTCTGGGAAAATAACTTCCGGGTTGACCTAGACAAACGGACCACAGGTCGTCAGCGTTCTGGCACAGATGtctccaaactctgtgtcacCACAAGGGACCCAAGGGTACCCAAGACGGGCAGCCTGCCCCGCGGGAGCGAGCTCTCCTGGGGCCAGGCGCACCATCTTGAGGCTCAATCCCACACCCCTCAACCAGGGAAGAGGTTCAGTGCCCAGGGTAGGAGCCGCTGTGCCTCCATGGACGAGGTCCTTTCCTCACGGCCAGTCAGAGGTGTCCTTCGCCCTCGCCACACAGATGAACCTGTCCAGCCTGTTGGACAACTGCAGAGTCTTATCGCCCAGAAAATGCAGAGGGCTCAGGAACTGCTGGAAGAAATGCGATTGGAGGAACTGCAACATGCAAAGGGAATTGACTCGCCCTATCTGAAGGGCATTGACTCGCCTCGCTTGCACCATCTGAGAGGGTCTGAGTCTCCTCACTCCAGGGCCTCAGGCTCACCTCGCAGTAAGAATAGTGACTCCCCACGTTTGAGGGTAAAAGACTCACCTCGTTTGAAGGGGAAAGACTCGCCTCGTATGAAGGGCAAGAAGTCCCGCTCAAAATGTACAGACTCACCCCATTCAAAGAGTGATGACTCTCCTAATTTGAGGGGTAAGGACTCTCCCCGTCTCAGGGTTACTGACTCTCCCCGTCTCAGGGCTGCTGATTCTTCCCGTTTCATGGAAACACACTCGCCAAGTCTGAAGGGTTCTGAATCCCCACGTCTCAAGAACATTGGTTCACCGTTTTCAAAAAGTTTTGACTCATCTAGTCTGAAGGATTCTGTCTCGCCTCGCATCAAGGATACTGATTCTCCTGTTCTGAGGGGTAAGGACTCGCTAAATATAATTGGCAAGAATTCTCAGAGTCTGAAGAGTATCGGCTCAACTTGTCCGAAGGGTGCTGACTCGCCCCGTCTGAAGGGTGCTGACTCTCCCCGTCTGAAGGGTGCTGACCCGCTCCGTCTGAAAGGTAATGACTCGCCCCATAGTAAGAGTGCACACTCACTTATCAGTGACTGTGATTTGGAGAGTAGACGGGCGGAGGCGGAGCGTCTTCTGCAGGAAGCCGTCTCCTCCTGGCGTCAGGCTAAGGAGGTgctggaggaggtgaaggagctgCAGACGCAGTCACTAAACCGCCGCTCCGAAAAGAAAACAATGGAGAGGCCCCCAACACCGCCACAGGACTATAGGCTGGGGGACCAGTGACTCTGTCGCCAACACAGCTGAAAAGGACTATAGGCTGGGGGACCAGTGACTCTGTCGCCAACACAGCTGAAAAGGACTATAGGCTGGGGGACCAGTGACTCTATCGCCAACACAGCTGAAAAGCATGCTGGCTTCTCTCCAAACAAAGACAATAAGAAAGAGCACTAGGGGCATGGAGTACCTTCAGTAAATGTTCTGTTTTTGTTGTCATTGCTTGCCAGTGTTGAAGCACAAAGCTTTTAGGCTTTACTGCTCATTTTACACTGTTCTATCTTGATCCTTGTTTCCATACCGTATACTAGTCAAATTAAGCTGAGCAAGTCATGACAGAATTATTTTATTAGCACGGCTGTTTCCTTGCTGGTGTGAATAGGTTAGATGGACCTTGACCTCATAATATGATTCTGGGCATTCGTTTTTGTTCCCTTTGTCAAAGGCTCTGTGGTCCACTctgtggatggagggatgggcgTCTGGGCTGTGGAAGCAGAGCAGAACTTAATCCTGGTTTGTGGATGGGGGGTGACTCAGACTGAGAGGCATAAACAAGGCTAGAGTGGGGGTGCCCGGCCTCGGTGACACTGACACCCCCAAGGAAAGTCATGCTGTTCATGTATTTACATGTATTATCCGCCAGAGGTCGATTAGGTTTCATTGCAAAATGCTTTACACTGTAAATAGAAGTATGAAATGTTTTTTCATAATGGACAAATGGAATGAGAATGTTTGCGTGGAAACATTGTCTGAGGAGCATTATTTCAGTCTGAAATGCATACATGGAGAAGATGCCTGGGATTTCTCTCTTTCGGTTAGCTTCAGTTATTGACAACTGTGCAGTCCAGCCCAATGACCTTGAAAAGCGACAAGATTTCCCCCAGTCAGAAACCTAGTATTGTAGTTGTTGGTCTTCTCAGAGACCGAATGCAAAAGGCGATCTTTCTCTTACTCTGAGCGCGTTATGTCCTCTTTCCCTCTGTGTGAGGGAGCAATAGTATTCCAGGGACAGATTCAAGATGTTAACATCCTGCAATCAAACTGATTCATTTGCCAAGCTGGATTCCTGACATGTATAGCTAAAACTCACAGACCACTTTGATTGCCAGGATATCAAGTGACTGCTTCGCGTTATTAAATGCACTTCTATTTTCGGGTCATGTAGCATGGTCTCTTGCTTGTGCTCAGAATTCCTCGGTTGGTTCGGTTAATTGGGGTTCTGTGGTCTACCAAAGCCTGCGTGTGCGGAAGCCAGCAAGAGAAGATGCTCGTTAACTCTGATCAGCTTCCGAGGAGAAATGCTATAATGGGATTATAATCGCAGGCGTCATGTTGGGTCTCTGTAGTGTTTGTTGCACTTCTAATCAGGTGGGAAGATGATTTTAACagttcttctgtctctcttccaaAAGGTGCACAGGTTAATCTCACAACAAGAGGATCAATGatttaatgagagagagatgatgaaagCTTCTGAAAGGTTTTCAGAGCACAAAGATGTTACATTTGGAGATTTGAAGATGGGTTAGTTGCACTGCACTATTTCATACCAAAATAGGGTGGAAATCAATGTTTTTAGTGTCATGTCCTGGTTTAGTCACATGGTCAGTATTTTCCGCCATGTCATTGGCTGACTGCCAAAATGTGATTCATAGGTCACTGAGTTGATATTAACATGCACAGTGCATCTAGGACAGGACAAACATCGCTCCATTACACCAGGCTCACCTCACATACGGTTACAATCACTCATGTGTGATTGCGGTTTATCAGTTTATTTGATTATGTGTGTCCCTTAAGCAGCAATTATGGCTTTGGTGCACATGACAACATGTAATACAGTAGGCCTAATGTTGATAACGAAAGAGATCTCTACCACTGCTTTGTAATCTGAACTAAGCCAAAGACCAGCATATAGCAACTCTGCCAGAAAGAGGTGAAAAGTGGTTAAAATGTCTCAAGCAATCTAcataaatagattttatttacaGCAATTGATAAATTACTAATGTATGcataagttaaataaataatttacacCAAATTCCCTTTGTCTTTCATCACTTTCCTTTTAACTACTGATTTGCGTCCCTAGGGGCAGAATTGCATTTTTATCATATTACCCATTAGGACTGAATTAAGTATTCAAATTTAATTATACATGATTACGAACGTGAAGCATGGCTCCATCTTTACTGCTGTGCACTCGCAACGAGGATTCAATTCATTTAGCACCCCATCCATTTTGTATTAGAGGAGTGTTCTTGCCAGTAGCCCTGTTTAAGCAGAGGGATTAACAGTTTAAAGGTTATATGGTTGAGCAGATGTGACTGTGTAGAAGATCCCTATCACCTGATTCCTCTGTTagaagggaggtagagagacagagagagagagagtagaggagtatGGGCTGTGGGGGGAGGGGCTGCTCCGTGCTCCATTGTGACTCAATAGCCTTGCAGCATCTGGCTATAGCGTGGCCCCACTGAATCAAATGGATTAATAAGGACGCTCCAGTGATGGCATTAGTAATACTGGAGCCTGGAGCAAAAATGCTACTGCCTGGCCCCCGTTTTCAGCCGTTTCTTTTATAGGAGAGGACTTCATAATGATAATCGCTAAATATGACCCAAATACATGTGAATGGATGTAAGATGACAACTACAGTCAGGTAGTTACTGCACACTACTGTAACCAACAAGAGCGGGAATACTGAAGCACAACATCAGGTCATAGCATGTATAAAAGAACCCAATGACAACAtggggaggcaggagagagaaaaaaatgatttCCTCACTTCACTCACTGCTCCACGTTGCCATGCTTGCCTCGGAGGAGGAGAACTTGTTCAATTGGAGGGTGGTTGCAACTTGGAGGGTGGTTGCAACTTGCTCCTTGTCATGGCCCAGCGAGGGACGTTAGCAACAGCACAAAAAAATACATCTTATTTATTACAACCACGGCGCAACAAAGCAACGGCACGTTCAGAAGCTGCAGAGGAGGAACCATGTCTCTGAAGCGAATGTGCCGTTCCTATGCAGATGAACGCACAGCGCACATGGTTACTTAGAAAAATAACATGACAACGAAAGGCTTTTAGGGACACAAGGGACGGAATATTTCAGAGGCAGTAGCGTGGGACTGCGGCGATATGATAGCATGCTATTTCTGCTGTTATAAAACCCTTGATGTGGCTAAGCTATGGGAATGCTCAGCTGGCCGGTCTACTCACTTCAGAAGGGCTGGGCATGTTCTGTTGTGCATTGGCTGACACTAGGCCAAAGGCATATTTCAATTTGATTATGTGTTTAACTCTATTTTGGGGTTTATATTTTCCTATCCTCATTTTGTGTTAAAAGGACTCTGGTCATGGTTTTTATATTTTTGGAGTTATAACGACACTAAATGGATTAAATATCCAACTCTCAGTGGGTTTcttaaatgtacagtgccttgcgaaagtattcggcccccttgaactttgcaaccttttgccacatttcaggcttcaaacataaatatataaaactgtatttttttgtgaagaatcaacaacaagtgggacacaatcatgaagtggaacgacatttattgaatatttcaaacttttttaacaaatcaaaaactgaaaaattgggcgtgcaaaattattcagcccccttaagttaatactttgtagcgccaccttttgctgcgattacagctgtaagtcgcttggggtatgtctctatcagttttgcacatcgagagactgacattttttcccattcctccttgcaaaacagctcaagctcagtgaggttggatggagagcatttgtgaacagcagttttcagttctttccacagattctcgattggattcaggtctggactttgacttggccattctaacacctggatatgtttatttttgaaccattccattgtagattttgctttatgttttggatcattgtcttgttggaagacaaatctccgtcccagtctcaggtcttttgcagactccatcaggttttcttccagaatggtcctgtatttggctccatccatcttcccatcaattttaaccatcttccctgtccctgctgaagaaaagcaggcccaaaccatgatgctgccaccaccatgtttgacagtggggatggtgtgttcagatgtgttgcttttacgccaaacataacgttttgcattgttgccaaaaagttcaattttggtttcatctgaccagagcaccttcttccacatgtttggtgtgtctcccaggtggcttgtggcaaactttaaacaatactttttatggatatctttaagaaatggctttcttcttgccactcttccataaaggccagatttgtgcaatatacgactgattgttgtcctatggacagagtctcccacctcagctgtagatctctgcagttcatccagagtgatcatgggcctcttggctgcatctctgatcagtcgtctccttgtatgagctgaaagtttagagggacggccaggtcttggtagatttgcagtggtctgatactccttccatttcaatattatcgcttgcacagtgctccttgggatgtttaaagcttgggaaatctttctgtatccaaatccggctttaaacttcttcacaacagtatctcggacctgcctggtgtgttccttgttcttcatgatgctctctgcgcttttaacggacctctgagactatcacagtgcaggtgcatttatacggagacttgattacacacaggtggattgtatttatcatcattagtcatttaagtcaacattggatcattcagagatcctcactgaacttctggagagagtttgctgcactgaaagtaaaggggctgaataattttgcacgcccaatttttcagtttttgatttgttaaaaaagtttgaaatatccaataaatgtcgttccacttcatgattgtgtcccatttgttgttgattcttcacaaaaaaatacagttttatatctttatgtttgaagcctgaaatgtggcaaaaggtcgcaaagttcaagggggccgaatactttcgcaaggcactgtaactcaaATTGCCATTTCACTCTTTTCAGTGTCATTTTTAACCGAATCCCTTGCCGAATCCCTTGACACTTTACTGTGTTGTTTAAACTCCAGCAGAGTACATTTCTCTTTCAGTTTCCTTCCTTTGAGTTACGAAGGTGTACAGCCTCATTCTATTTCTTAACGCATCACATTATGGGGGTTTGCAATGTGATATTCAATCTCTGTTGGAAGCCAATTTAGGGTCGgtttggggggctagggtcagtttgttatatctggagtacttctccagtcctatccggtgtcctgtgtgaatttaagtatgctctctctaattctctctttctctctttctttctctttctctgaggacctgagcccaaggaccatgcctcaggactacctgacatgatgactccttgctgtccccagtccacctggccgtgctgctgctccagtttcaactgttctgcctgtgattattattatttgaccatgctggtcatttatgaacatttgaacattttggccatgttcttttatgatctccacccggcacagccagaagaggactggccaccccacatagcctggttcctctctaggtttcttcctaggttttgacctttctagggagtttttccaagccactgtgcttctacacctgcattgcttgctgtttggggttttaggctgggtttctgtacagcactttgagatatcagctgatgtacgaagggctatataaataaatttgatttgatttgattttacattAAGACATCCAGCCCTCACAACTTGCATTTAGAGTGGGGACTAATGCCAGTCAGAGTAGGGAAGAAAATACAGTACATGAAGACTACCTACATCATGTAAACTGGGACAACTATAAATCCAACCACTTACAgttccttcaggaagtattcacatccctagactttttccacattttgctgtgttacaaagtgggattaaaagttatgaaatgtaatttttggggggtcaatgatctacacaaaaatTATAGATAGTTTTTTAATCGAAAATTAAACGCTAATTTATCttcattagataagtattcaaccccctgagtcaatacatgttggaATCACCTTTTTAGGGTATGTCTCGAAAagctttgcaaacctggattgtacaatatttgcccattattctataaaaaatgtgtcaagcactgtcaagttggttgttaatcattgctagacagccattctcaagtcttgtcatagatgttcaagccgatttaagtcaaaactgtaactaggccactcaggaacattcaatgtcatcttggtaagcaattcctgtgtatatttggccttctgttttaggttattgtcctgctgaaaggtgtatttgtctctcagtgtttgttggaaagcagacaaccaggatttcctccaggattttgctCTACtacgtttatttttatcccccaAAAAGAccaagtccttgccgatgacaagcatacccataacatgatgcaaccaccactattcttgaaaatatgaagagtggtgctCACTTATCTCCTCtcacagctattaaactctgtaactgttctaatggtgaaatccctgaggggttttcttcctctccagcaactgattTAGGAAGGGCTCCTGTATCTATGAAGTGACTggctgtattgatacaccatccaaagtgtaaaatGAATAACCTCACcacgctcaaagggatattcaatgtcttcttttttttataccatctatctaacaataggtgcccttctttgcgaaccaTAGGaacacctccctggtctttgtggttgaatcagtgcttgaaattcactgctggacTTAGAAATCTTACAAGTGCGGGACACGGTGATGGCGTAGTCATTTaataatcatgttaaacactattactgcacacagagtgagtccatgcaacttattatgtaactAGTTGAGCACATGTTTTACTTCTgaagttatttaggcttgccttTAACAAAAtaattgaatacttattgactcgagacattacagcttacatttttttaaattaatttgtaagGATTtctaaaaacagaattccactttgacgttatggggtattgtgtgtagtttagtgacacacaatctcaattgaattAATTTGAAATTCTTttaggctgtaacgcaacaaaatgtggaaaaagtgaaaggggtcgtgaatactttctgaaggcaccgtacaGATTGGATTAGTATAGAACACAGAAACAATCAATGTACATGTGAAAACACAGATATTGGAACAAaccattattttaaaaaaatccactttcaacagagcatgctgggaaatatgacaaATGTGACAAGCTGTATTGTTCAGATGGATTGATGTACATGAATGGGCATTTAGTCACAGGTGCATTTCTGGTGTACCTTTTAGAGCATGAATGAATATCAAGTCCCTGTTTGCGTCAACAGGCACCTTCTAATTAGTACTTCACATATTATGCTACATTGCCCTCACATGCAACGCACCACACTATTTATTTCAAGTTTCACGTTTTTTAATATCACTTgcaacaagtacagtgaaatgactTTCTTGCATTCTCAAAACCCAACAATACAATAATCAAATAACAATGTAGTACTAGAAAAATACACAAGAAAGAAGAAGAAATATGAAGAACAcaataagtaagtaagcatactatatacagggtcagatcaaaatcacatcacatcttattggtcacatacacatatttagcagatattattgcgggtaagtaaaagtaaatgcatgctcttcaaccgatcgctacctgtacctacccgcctgtccaacattactactctggacggctctgacttagaatacgtggacaactacaaatacttaggtgtctggttaggctgtaaactctccttccagacccatatcaaacatctccaatccaaagttaaatctagaattggcttcctatttcgcaacaaagcatccttcactcat
The DNA window shown above is from Oncorhynchus mykiss isolate Arlee chromosome 18, USDA_OmykA_1.1, whole genome shotgun sequence and carries:
- the LOC110496287 gene encoding pleckstrin homology domain-containing family O member 1-A isoform X1, whose translation is MKKSNLAKRGPQDVNQLSSQPDKVGWIRKFCGKGIFREIWKNRFVILRGDHLYISEKEVKDERKVQELFDLADYERSEELRKAKSRSKKNHSRFTLLRCKQPGNMVPNLVFLAVSPEEKESWVNALNTAIIKAKNRIFDEVTIEEDSVLVHPTRDRVKIPHARRLPTRGHLMAVASTSSDGMLTLDLVHEENGSTPNDEEEGFWENNFRVDLDKRTTGRQRSGTDVSKLCVTTRDPRVPKTGSLPRGSELSWGQAHHLEAQSHTPQPGKRFSAQGRSRCASMDEVLSSRPVRGVLRPRHTDEPVQPVGQLQSLIAQKMQRAQELLEEMRLEELQHAKGIDSPYLKGIDSPRLHHLRGSESPHSRASGSPRSKNSDSPRLRVKDSPRLKGKDSPRMKGKKSRSKCTDSPHSKSDDSPNLRGKDSPRLRVTDSPRLRAADSSRFMETHSPSLKGSESPRLKNIGSPFSKSFDSSSLKDSVSPRIKDTDSPVLRGKDSLNIIGKNSQSLKSIGSTCPKGADSPRLKGADSPRLKGADPLRLKGNDSPHSKSAHSLISDCDLESRRAEAERLLQEAVSSWRQAKEVLEEVKELQTQSLNRRSEKKTMERPPTPPQDYRLGDQ
- the LOC110496287 gene encoding pleckstrin homology domain-containing family O member 1-A isoform X2, which codes for MKKSNLAKRGPQDVNQLSSQPDKVGWIRKFCGKGIFREIWKNRFVILRGDHLYISEKEVKDERKVQELFDLADYERSEELRKAKSRSKKNHSRFTLLRCKQPGNMVTIEEDSVLVHPTRDRVKIPHARRLPTRGHLMAVASTSSDGMLTLDLVHEENGSTPNDEEEGFWENNFRVDLDKRTTGRQRSGTDVSKLCVTTRDPRVPKTGSLPRGSELSWGQAHHLEAQSHTPQPGKRFSAQGRSRCASMDEVLSSRPVRGVLRPRHTDEPVQPVGQLQSLIAQKMQRAQELLEEMRLEELQHAKGIDSPYLKGIDSPRLHHLRGSESPHSRASGSPRSKNSDSPRLRVKDSPRLKGKDSPRMKGKKSRSKCTDSPHSKSDDSPNLRGKDSPRLRVTDSPRLRAADSSRFMETHSPSLKGSESPRLKNIGSPFSKSFDSSSLKDSVSPRIKDTDSPVLRGKDSLNIIGKNSQSLKSIGSTCPKGADSPRLKGADSPRLKGADPLRLKGNDSPHSKSAHSLISDCDLESRRAEAERLLQEAVSSWRQAKEVLEEVKELQTQSLNRRSEKKTMERPPTPPQDYRLGDQ